CCGATTTCATCGTCATCTCACACCTGTCCGACCGGAAGATGGTCCACCGTCTCATCAGCGATTACGAGTCGATCGACGAGGTCGTCCGGACGAGTTCCCAGTTCGTCGTCGAGACGGTCAAGAACGAGTCCTATCCGCTGAACGACTTCGAGTTCGACACGCTGATCGAGGCCGTCGACGACGACTAACTGCGCCGCGAGCGATCGCCGAACGACGGCTCGGAGACGCCCGCGGTCCTACTCGAGTTCTTCCGTTTTCAGGTCCGCCAGCTCGAGGTCCGAGTCCGTCGACGAGACCCCGTACAGCACCGCGCCGAGTACCGCCCAGAGGAGGACGATCGCCCACTCGTAGGGCCAGACGAGCGCCGACGGACCGCCCGGGAGGTAGAGGCCGATGAACACGGCCGTCAGGACCAGTCCCGCGGCGCCGAACGCGTAGCCGAACGGGAGCTCCAGCGGTCGGTTCAGTTCGGGCTCCCGGTAGCGGAGGACGAAGAACGAGATGACGACGAGGAACCACGCGACGACGAGTCCGAGGCCGCTCGCGTTGACGATCCAGACCAGCATCTGTTCGCCGAACAGCGGCGCGAAGATCGAGAGTCCGCCGATGAGGACGACGGCCGTCGACGGGGTGTTGTACTCCGGATGGAGCGAGCTGATCCGTCGCGGAATCATCCCGGAGTCCGAGAGCGCGAAGACGGCGCGGCTGGCACCGAGGAGGAAGGAGTTCCAGCTCGTCAGGATGCCCGCGATACCGGCCAGCGCCATGATACGGCCGATCAGCTGACTGTCGAAAATCGCTTCCATGGCCGCGGCGGCCGGCAGCGGGCTCTCGACGAGTTCGGCGCCGGGCATCGCCTGGCCGGACGCCCAGATCACGCCGATGTAAAACAGCGCGGCCAGACTTACCGACGCCGGAATGAGGAGCCCGATGAGACGCGGCGAGACGTCGGCCTCCTCGGCGGACTGCGGAATGACGTCGAAGCCGACGAACATGAACGGCGTCATGATCGCGACCGTGGCGACGCCGGCCGTTCCGACGGACGACAGCGGCGGGTTCGCCTGTGACTGGCCGTTGAACAGGGCCCCGACGACGAGCATGACTCCCGCAAGGCCGATGACGAGCGTCAGCAGCGTCTGGAACTGTGCCGCCGGTTTGACGCCCCGGTAATTGAGTGCGGTCATCACGATCGCACCGAGGCCCCCGACGACGATCCACGACGCGTACACGGGTTCGCCGGCGACCGTCCAGAGCTCGAAGACGTTGAATCCGGGTACGATGTACGCCATCGCCGAGGGGAGCGCGACGACTTCGAAGACGACCACGCCGACGTAGCCGAGGACGAGCGACCACGTGCATACGAACGACCAGAGCGGGCCGAGCGCGCGGAAACTGTACACGTGTTCGCCGCCGACGAACGGCATCGCCGAAGCGAGCTCTCCGTAGATCAGTCCGACGACACTGACCATGATCGCGCCCGCGACGAAGCCGAGCACCGAACCGGACACGCCCGCCTCGTCGATCCAGAACCCCGTCTGAATGATCCATCCCCAACCGATCATCGCGCCGAACGCGAGCACGAAAAGATCTTTCTTCGTCAAGATCCGCTCGAACTCACTGTTGTGTTCTGCCATACCACTCAGTGGCAAACAACCGGTGTTAAGTTTAACTATATTAGATACAGAGAGACCTTGTTCGGCTATCTGTATTTTTGCTAGACTCTATACAACAACCGCGTAGACGCTAACTGACCGAAGCGACGAAACGAACGGGTCGGCCGCTCCAGAAACCGGATCACACCGCGCCGCGGTAGCCGGGTTCGGATAGCGACCGGTTTCGGCGACTGTTATCGTTTCAGTGACCGCCTACTTTCCGTAGCCGGCCGATACCGGTCGGGTATGCGGCGTATATAAAGAACGACCGATTCGGTACCTCGATTCGATGATCTATATCGAAGGGGGACAGTCATCGTCCCAAACTGGTAACGGAATCGACCGCCCGAGGTTCGAAGCCAGAGGGGGTGAGTGACCGTGGTCGGAACGCGCGGCCGCGACCGTTCGAACAAGCGGAACGCGCTCCTCGCGCTCGGTCTCGGACTGGCCGTGGTCTGGATCCTCGTCGCAGCGGCCGGGACCGCCGGCGCCGTCGATCAGAC
This window of the Haloterrigena gelatinilytica genome carries:
- a CDS encoding APC family permease, with translation MAEHNSEFERILTKKDLFVLAFGAMIGWGWIIQTGFWIDEAGVSGSVLGFVAGAIMVSVVGLIYGELASAMPFVGGEHVYSFRALGPLWSFVCTWSLVLGYVGVVVFEVVALPSAMAYIVPGFNVFELWTVAGEPVYASWIVVGGLGAIVMTALNYRGVKPAAQFQTLLTLVIGLAGVMLVVGALFNGQSQANPPLSSVGTAGVATVAIMTPFMFVGFDVIPQSAEEADVSPRLIGLLIPASVSLAALFYIGVIWASGQAMPGAELVESPLPAAAAMEAIFDSQLIGRIMALAGIAGILTSWNSFLLGASRAVFALSDSGMIPRRISSLHPEYNTPSTAVVLIGGLSIFAPLFGEQMLVWIVNASGLGLVVAWFLVVISFFVLRYREPELNRPLELPFGYAFGAAGLVLTAVFIGLYLPGGPSALVWPYEWAIVLLWAVLGAVLYGVSSTDSDLELADLKTEELE